The Prosthecochloris marina DNA window GGCACGTTCCGTAGCGAGAAACATTTCAGCCATCCGCTCTTTCCACAAGTTCCTCGTGCGCGAAAACATCATCGAGATCAACGCAACGGAAAACCTTCATCAACCAAAACCCGCACAACATCTCCCGACAGTATTGACTGTTGACGAAGTATTCAGACTCCTCAACGCTCCGATGCAGGAAGATCCGCCCGGAAAATACCGTTTACGGGACAAGGCACTGCTCGAGTTTCTTTATGCAACCGGCGTTCGGGTAAGCGAACTGGTCAACCTGCAGCAAAGCAATTGCTATCTTGACGCCGGTTTCGCCCGAATTTTCGGCAAAGGCTCAAAGGAACGCCTCGTTCCGGTCGGCCGTAGCGCAACCGAATGGGTAAGACGTTACCAGCAGGATTTACGGCTGAATATCTCAAAACCGGAGTCCGGGGATTATCTGTTTCTCAATGCGCGGGGTAAAATGCTTTCCCGAATGTCAGCTTACACCATTGTCCGACGATACAGCATAGCTGCCGGGATCACAAAAAAAATAAGTCCTCACACGCTTCGCCAC harbors:
- the xerD gene encoding site-specific tyrosine recombinase XerD produces the protein MQALKEPYSSHLESFVNYLTLERNFSQHTIASYVNDLYRYLLYVENLEKSVAEITLTHIQSFILELHDAGLEARSVARNISAIRSFHKFLVRENIIEINATENLHQPKPAQHLPTVLTVDEVFRLLNAPMQEDPPGKYRLRDKALLEFLYATGVRVSELVNLQQSNCYLDAGFARIFGKGSKERLVPVGRSATEWVRRYQQDLRLNISKPESGDYLFLNARGKMLSRMSAYTIVRRYSIAAGITKKISPHTLRHTFATHLLEGGADLRAVQEMLGHSSIIATQIYTHIDRSFIKEVHKTFHPRG